One window of the Capnocytophaga haemolytica genome contains the following:
- a CDS encoding energy transducer TonB: MFEACKDVVTEEQIKCFKNNLDKHVSSTFTYPPSALEQGIQGRVNVNFRINIDGTITVVDVKGSHPLLENEAKRIIEKLPKLKPAELDGKPIAITFQYPINFKYQ, from the coding sequence ATGTTTGAAGCTTGTAAAGATGTAGTAACCGAAGAGCAAATAAAGTGCTTCAAAAACAATCTTGACAAACACGTAAGTAGTACATTCACCTATCCTCCATCAGCTCTTGAGCAAGGAATACAAGGGCGTGTGAATGTCAATTTTCGTATCAATATTGATGGTACAATTACTGTGGTAGATGTAAAAGGTTCTCACCCTCTCTTAGAGAATGAAGCTAAGCGAATTATAGAAAAGTTACCCAAGCTAAAACCTGCTGAGTTAGATGGGAAACCCATTGCAATCACATTTCAATATCCTATTAATTTTAAGTATCAGTAA
- a CDS encoding energy transducer TonB yields MYPKKNPKADLSKSSGLFFAIGFAVISGFTLWGFESKMYDKSNLDNRKSDFDKVLDEDPVAVTIEQPTIPVTPPPPPPQVVPAVNVVDNDAHIIETTIASTEDNKKSPIIDPGVIQTPEPVVVEEPEVSFYVIEEKPMFKECENVPKAQQAKCFQEALNRHVSKNFVYPQAALDMGVQGKVFVSFRINTDGSITVLGTRGPDKLLEAEAERIIKKLPKLIPGKQRNKATAVTFAYPINFVLQQ; encoded by the coding sequence ATGTATCCAAAGAAAAATCCAAAAGCCGACTTATCTAAAAGTTCAGGGCTCTTTTTCGCTATTGGTTTCGCTGTGATCTCAGGCTTTACGCTATGGGGTTTTGAATCCAAGATGTACGACAAGAGCAACTTAGATAATCGAAAATCAGACTTTGACAAAGTTCTTGATGAAGACCCTGTGGCTGTAACTATTGAGCAGCCTACAATCCCCGTGACCCCTCCACCACCACCTCCGCAAGTAGTTCCTGCGGTAAATGTGGTAGATAATGACGCTCATATCATTGAGACTACCATCGCTTCTACTGAAGACAACAAAAAGAGCCCTATTATTGACCCAGGTGTAATTCAAACTCCTGAACCCGTAGTGGTTGAAGAGCCCGAAGTATCTTTCTATGTCATTGAGGAAAAACCAATGTTCAAAGAATGTGAAAACGTACCTAAAGCACAACAAGCTAAATGCTTCCAAGAGGCTTTAAACAGACACGTTTCTAAGAACTTCGTCTATCCTCAGGCGGCTTTAGATATGGGCGTACAAGGAAAGGTATTTGTCAGCTTCCGTATCAACACTGATGGCAGCATCACTGTATTGGGTACTCGCGGTCCTGACAAACTATTAGAAGCTGAAGCAGAACGTATTATCAAGAAACTGCCTAAGCTCATCCCTGGTAAGCAAAGAAACAAAGCCACTGCAGTTACCTTTGCATACCCCATCAACTTTGTGTTACAACAATAA
- a CDS encoding energy transducer TonB, translating to MQPKKNPKADLTKSSGLFFAIGFAVVSALTLWGFEAKVYDTKKGDDRKSDVDKVLDESQENFVVEAPNTPPPPPPPPPPAVVQDVEVVDNSKQIQEQVIGSTETKKEEKVAEVSSIKTPEPVEEAPIDVPFTIIEDKPMFEACKNVPKDQQFKCFKENLDKHVAKNFVYPPAALEMGIQGKVNVSFRINTDGSITILGVRGTDKLLEAEAERIIKKLPKLIPGKQRGKPTPVTFAYPINFKLQS from the coding sequence ATGCAACCTAAAAAAAATCCAAAAGCTGACCTTACGAAAAGCAGTGGACTCTTTTTTGCCATAGGCTTTGCAGTAGTCTCTGCCCTTACACTATGGGGCTTTGAAGCAAAAGTGTATGATACTAAAAAGGGCGACGATCGTAAGTCAGACGTTGACAAGGTTCTCGATGAAAGCCAAGAGAACTTTGTGGTTGAGGCGCCCAATACACCGCCACCACCGCCACCACCACCACCGCCAGCAGTAGTGCAAGATGTGGAAGTGGTTGATAATAGCAAGCAAATTCAGGAACAGGTCATCGGTAGTACTGAAACTAAAAAAGAAGAAAAAGTAGCTGAAGTTTCTTCTATTAAAACTCCTGAGCCTGTGGAAGAAGCACCTATTGATGTGCCTTTTACCATCATTGAGGACAAACCAATGTTCGAGGCTTGTAAAAACGTGCCAAAAGACCAACAGTTCAAATGCTTCAAGGAAAACCTTGACAAGCACGTGGCTAAGAACTTCGTTTATCCACCAGCTGCCCTCGAAATGGGTATCCAAGGAAAGGTAAACGTCAGTTTCCGTATCAACACTGATGGTTCTATCACCATCTTAGGTGTAAGAGGTACTGATAAGCTCTTAGAAGCTGAAGCTGAGCGTATCATTAAGAAATTACCTAAATTGATACCAGGGAAACAGCGCGGAAAACCAACTCCGGTAACTTTCGCATACCCTATCAATTTCAAATTACAATCATAA
- a CDS encoding VanZ family protein has product MLKKYRYTILWALWVIAVAVLCLLPTSDIQKAPRIPIPHFDKVVHCAFYLGYTVLFILMCRLEIAKKTTEKRIYLWAFITSISLGISIEALQALLTTTRSADMMDVLANTFGTIIAIGFMKKCKAFFRETN; this is encoded by the coding sequence GTGCTTAAAAAGTACAGATACACCATTCTCTGGGCGCTTTGGGTGATAGCTGTTGCAGTCTTATGCCTCCTGCCAACAAGTGATATCCAAAAAGCACCGAGAATACCTATACCACATTTCGATAAGGTCGTTCATTGCGCCTTCTATTTAGGCTATACCGTCCTCTTTATCCTAATGTGTAGGCTCGAAATAGCAAAAAAAACGACAGAAAAGAGAATTTATCTATGGGCTTTTATAACCTCCATCTCACTGGGAATAAGCATAGAAGCGCTCCAAGCACTTCTCACAACCACCCGTAGTGCAGATATGATGGATGTACTAGCTAACACCTTTGGCACAATTATTGCTATTGGTTTTATGAAGAAGTGCAAAGCCTTTTTCAGAGAAACAAACTAA
- the gcvH gene encoding glycine cleavage system protein GcvH — MNIPSELKYTKDHEWIRIEGETAVVGITDFAQRELGDIVYVEVETVGETLAKEEVFGTVEAVKTVSDLFLPLSGEVTELNPELDSNPEVVNADPYGKGWMIKVKLSDPSEAENLLTAEAYKELIGA, encoded by the coding sequence ATGAACATACCATCAGAATTAAAGTACACCAAGGATCACGAGTGGATACGCATTGAAGGCGAGACCGCTGTGGTAGGCATCACCGATTTTGCCCAAAGAGAATTGGGCGATATCGTCTATGTTGAAGTTGAAACTGTGGGCGAGACCCTCGCTAAGGAAGAAGTCTTTGGCACTGTCGAAGCTGTAAAAACGGTCTCGGATCTATTCCTGCCCCTCAGTGGAGAGGTTACTGAGCTTAACCCCGAGTTAGACAGCAACCCAGAGGTAGTCAATGCCGACCCTTATGGCAAAGGCTGGATGATCAAAGTAAAACTCTCTGACCCTTCTGAGGCAGAGAACCTACTCACAGCCGAGGCGTACAAAGAGCTCATTGGTGCTTAA
- the hemH gene encoding ferrochelatase: protein MPRGVLLVNLGSPDSVEIKDIKRYLDEFLMDERVIDYPYWLRYLIVHGIILRVRPKRTSVAYQKIWWEEGSPLIVITKRLVEKLSQRVQTPVAMAMRYGKPSIAQGFEELRAKGVTEVLLVPLYPQYAMATSQTIEVLAECLVSTKFKEMTLTKFPAFFGREEYIEAVAAVAAPYLREGAFDHLLFSYHGLPERHLHKTVGTAAHKHITENELCCDAYSEEGALCYRSHCFETTRLLVERLGLKQGQYSQAFQSRLGADKWLKPFTSERVEALAKQGVKRLAVITPAFVADCVETLEEIEMGEGKAFLAHGGESFQMIPCLNDSEAWVQALQKWVEDFESIG from the coding sequence ATGCCAAGGGGAGTATTACTTGTTAATTTAGGATCGCCTGATTCTGTGGAGATTAAAGACATAAAGCGCTATCTTGATGAGTTCTTGATGGACGAGCGGGTGATTGATTACCCGTATTGGCTGCGCTATCTGATTGTTCACGGGATTATATTGAGGGTGCGCCCTAAGCGTACTTCTGTGGCATATCAGAAGATATGGTGGGAGGAAGGTTCGCCACTTATTGTGATTACCAAGCGGTTAGTGGAGAAACTTTCCCAACGGGTGCAGACCCCCGTGGCGATGGCGATGCGCTATGGCAAGCCAAGTATAGCACAGGGGTTTGAGGAGCTTCGTGCGAAGGGGGTAACGGAGGTGCTGTTGGTGCCGCTTTATCCTCAGTATGCGATGGCTACTTCGCAAACGATTGAGGTGCTGGCGGAGTGTTTGGTAAGTACGAAGTTTAAGGAGATGACGCTCACAAAGTTCCCTGCGTTTTTTGGACGGGAGGAGTATATTGAGGCAGTGGCTGCAGTGGCTGCGCCTTACCTGAGGGAGGGGGCTTTTGATCATCTGTTGTTTTCGTATCACGGGCTGCCTGAGCGGCATTTACATAAGACGGTGGGTACTGCGGCGCATAAGCATATCACTGAAAATGAGCTTTGTTGTGATGCTTATTCTGAGGAGGGGGCATTGTGTTATCGCAGCCATTGTTTTGAGACGACACGCTTATTGGTAGAGCGTTTAGGTTTGAAGCAGGGGCAGTATTCACAAGCATTTCAGTCGCGTTTGGGGGCTGACAAGTGGTTGAAACCCTTTACTTCGGAGAGGGTGGAGGCTTTGGCAAAGCAAGGGGTGAAGCGTTTGGCAGTGATTACGCCTGCTTTTGTGGCAGATTGTGTAGAGACGTTGGAAGAGATTGAGATGGGCGAAGGGAAGGCGTTCTTGGCGCACGGGGGCGAGTCGTTTCAGATGATTCCGTGTTTGAACGACAGTGAGGCTTGGGTGCAGGCTTTGCAGAAGTGGGTTGAAGATTTTGAATCAATAGGATAG
- a CDS encoding CopD family protein: MEDYLIAKAIHIIFVVSYFAGIFYMVRLFIYHTEALQGQEPERSILHKQYSFMEERLWNIITVPALVIMSVSGVYLLYATDWEYLLQGWMHIKLLFIVLLFGYHYFCWRELKRLQCGVWRFTSVQLRMLNEVATLILFVVVFAVLLKQLFIKYWYWSLIAFVVMGALIMLTVKVVNRRKK, encoded by the coding sequence ATGGAGGATTATTTGATAGCGAAGGCAATACATATCATCTTTGTGGTGAGTTATTTTGCAGGGATTTTTTATATGGTGCGGCTGTTTATCTACCATACTGAGGCACTGCAAGGTCAGGAGCCTGAACGCTCTATATTGCATAAGCAGTACTCGTTTATGGAGGAGCGTCTGTGGAATATCATCACGGTGCCAGCGTTGGTGATTATGTCTGTATCAGGGGTTTATCTGTTGTATGCTACTGATTGGGAGTATTTGTTGCAGGGATGGATGCATATTAAGTTGCTTTTTATTGTGTTGCTTTTTGGGTATCATTATTTTTGTTGGCGAGAGCTAAAGCGTTTGCAGTGCGGAGTTTGGCGGTTTACTTCTGTGCAATTGCGTATGCTGAATGAAGTGGCAACATTGATACTCTTTGTGGTGGTATTTGCCGTATTATTGAAGCAATTGTTTATCAAATACTGGTATTGGTCGTTGATTGCTTTTGTGGTGATGGGTGCACTCATTATGCTGACTGTCAAAGTGGTAAATAGGAGGAAGAAGTAA
- the typA gene encoding translational GTPase TypA, which translates to MTAIKNIAIIAHVDHGKTTLVDKILHHCALFRDNQETGELILDNNDLERERGITILSKNVSVMYKGTKINIIDTPGHADFGGEVERVLNMADGVLLLVDAFEGPMPQTRFVLQKAIEMGLKPIVVINKVDKENCTPDEVHEAVFDLMFELGAEEWQLDFPTVYGSAKQNWMSEDWHKKTDSIEPLLDMVIEHIPSMKVEEGTTQMLITSLDYSTFTGRIAIGRLHRGQLKAGMPISLVKRDGSIVKSRIKELHVFDGLGRKKVEEVQPGDICAIAGLEGFDIGDTIADAEAPEALPTIAIDEPTMSMLFTINDSPFFGKDGKFVTSRHIKERLERETEKNLALRVEATDSADKFIVYGRGVLHLSVLIETMRREGYELQIGQPQVIIKEIDGKKCEPVEELTIDLPENVSGRAVDLVTLRKGEMLSMEPKGERMIIKFQIPSRGIIGLRNQLLTATAGEAIINHRFIEYQPYKGEIAGRVNGSLISMEQGTAIPYSLDKLQDRGKFFIFPGEEIYTGQVIGENSRSGDIVVNVTKTKKLTNVRAAGSDDKVKLAPPIKFSLEEALEYIQKDEYVEVTPKTMRLRKIYLDENDRKRMARE; encoded by the coding sequence ATGACCGCTATTAAGAACATAGCTATTATTGCACACGTTGACCACGGCAAAACTACCCTCGTAGACAAGATTTTACATCACTGCGCGCTCTTCCGCGACAATCAGGAGACGGGCGAGCTGATACTCGATAACAACGACTTGGAACGCGAACGGGGGATTACTATCCTCTCCAAAAATGTGTCGGTGATGTACAAAGGCACCAAGATTAATATTATCGATACCCCAGGCCACGCCGACTTTGGGGGCGAGGTAGAGCGTGTGCTCAATATGGCAGATGGGGTGCTCCTCTTGGTAGATGCCTTTGAGGGACCGATGCCACAGACACGTTTTGTGCTGCAAAAGGCTATTGAGATGGGCTTAAAGCCGATAGTGGTTATCAATAAGGTAGATAAAGAGAATTGTACCCCCGATGAGGTGCACGAGGCAGTATTCGACTTGATGTTTGAGCTCGGTGCTGAGGAGTGGCAGCTCGATTTCCCAACGGTGTACGGATCAGCTAAGCAGAATTGGATGAGTGAGGATTGGCACAAGAAGACCGACAGCATTGAGCCACTGCTGGATATGGTGATCGAGCATATCCCATCGATGAAGGTAGAGGAGGGCACGACCCAGATGCTCATCACTTCGTTGGATTATTCGACTTTCACAGGGCGTATTGCTATTGGGCGTTTACACCGCGGGCAGCTCAAAGCGGGTATGCCGATTTCTTTGGTAAAAAGAGACGGCAGCATTGTTAAATCGCGTATAAAGGAATTGCACGTTTTTGATGGCTTGGGCAGGAAGAAAGTAGAGGAAGTGCAGCCTGGCGATATTTGTGCGATTGCGGGCTTAGAGGGCTTTGATATTGGCGATACGATTGCCGATGCTGAGGCTCCTGAGGCGTTGCCAACGATTGCTATCGATGAGCCAACGATGAGTATGCTCTTTACCATCAACGACTCGCCTTTCTTTGGCAAGGACGGGAAGTTTGTTACCTCACGCCACATTAAGGAGCGCTTGGAGCGCGAAACAGAGAAGAACTTGGCACTCAGAGTAGAGGCTACTGACTCGGCGGATAAGTTTATCGTCTACGGGCGTGGGGTGTTGCACCTCTCGGTTTTGATAGAGACAATGAGAAGAGAGGGCTATGAGCTGCAAATCGGTCAGCCCCAAGTAATTATAAAAGAGATAGACGGTAAGAAGTGTGAGCCTGTGGAGGAACTCACTATTGATTTGCCAGAAAATGTTAGCGGGCGTGCTGTGGATTTGGTAACCCTCCGCAAGGGCGAGATGCTGAGTATGGAGCCTAAGGGAGAGCGTATGATAATTAAGTTCCAGATACCTTCGCGCGGTATCATAGGCTTAAGAAATCAGCTGCTGACCGCTACGGCAGGGGAGGCGATTATCAACCATAGGTTTATTGAATATCAGCCTTATAAGGGAGAGATAGCAGGCAGGGTAAATGGTTCGCTCATTTCAATGGAGCAAGGCACGGCGATTCCGTATTCGCTTGATAAGTTGCAGGATAGAGGTAAGTTTTTCATCTTCCCAGGTGAGGAGATTTACACGGGTCAGGTGATCGGTGAGAACTCGCGCAGTGGGGATATTGTGGTGAATGTAACCAAGACCAAGAAGCTCACCAACGTACGTGCGGCGGGTTCGGACGACAAGGTAAAGCTCGCCCCACCGATTAAGTTCTCGTTGGAAGAAGCGTTGGAATACATACAGAAAGATGAGTATGTGGAGGTTACGCCTAAGACGATGCGCCTGAGGAAGATTTATTTAGATGAGAATGATAGAAAACGTATGGCGCGGGAGTAA